From one Triticum urartu cultivar G1812 chromosome 3, Tu2.1, whole genome shotgun sequence genomic stretch:
- the LOC125545891 gene encoding very-long-chain 3-oxoacyl-CoA reductase 1-like, whose translation MGALLFRLQQEPAWFVPLAVLGALHVAAVAFRILSHLVLLLRRPTDLCHRYGTWAVVTGPTSGMGRSVALDLARRGLNLVLVGRDPAKLQDISDTISCTYAVQTKTVVVDLALIATPQGDEALRLLRHAVAGLDVGVLVNNAGLAKPCAVYLHEADVEAWVRMISVNLWALTEVTAVVLPGMVERGRGAIVNIGSGTTLTIPSFPLFSIYAASKRYVTQLSRSLHVEYRGKGIDVQCQVPLFVETNMTLGATASRKRRSFLSRLIMPTSDEYARAAVCWIGHGPLCMPNLGHRLEWCICHVVPDWMLDELCLRLNLWHRVRFQRLRTMRASRTNVVNDGCLPCKQV comes from the exons ATGGGGGCTCTCCTCTTCCGGCTGCAGCAGGAGCCGGCATGGTTCGTCCCGCTCGCCGTCCTTGGCGCTCTGCACGTCGCTGCCGTCGCCTTCCGCATCCTCTCCCACCTGGTCTTGCTGCTGCGCCGCCCCACTGACCTCTGCCATCGCTACGGCACCTGGGCCGTGGTCACCGGCCCCACGTCCGGCATGGGCCGCTCCGTCGCCCTCGATCTCGCCCGACGCGGTCTCAACCTCGTCCTCGTCGGCCGCGACCCTGCCAAGCTCCAGGACATCTCCGACACCATCTCTTGCACCTACGCCGTGCAAACCAAGACCGTCGTGGTCGACCTCGCTCTCATCGCCACGCCTCAAG GTGATGAGGCACTGCGGCTGCTCCGGCATGCGGTGGCAGGGCTCGACGTTGGGGTGCTGGTAAACAACGCCGGCCTAGCGAAGCCCTGCGCCGTGTATCTGCATGAGGCGGACGTGGAGGCCTGGGTGAGGATGATCAGCGTGAACCTGTGGGCGCTGACTGAGGTGACGGCGGTGGTGCTGCCGGGGATGGTGGAGCGGGGCAGGGGTGCCATCGTCAACATCGGCTCTGGGACCACCCTGACCATCCCGTCGTTCCCGCTCTTTTCCATCTACGCCGCGTCCAAACG GTACGTTACTCAGTTGTCCAGGAGCCTTCACGTTGAGTACAGGGGCAAAGGAATTGATGTACAATGTCAG GTGCCGTTGTTCGTGGAGACCAACATGACGTTGGGGGCGACAGCATCCCGCAAGCGACGAAGCTTCTTGTCCCGGCTAATCATGCCGACATCGGACGAGTATGCCAGAGCGGCGGTGTGCTGGATCGGGCATGGCCCGCTCTGCATGCCTAACCTGGGTCACCGGCTCGAGTGGTGCATCTGCCATGTTGTGCCCGACTGGATGCTCGATGAGTTGTGCCTCCGGCTGAACCTATGGCACAGAGTTCGTTTCCAGCGCCTCAGGACGATGAGAGCATCACGGACAAACGTCGTCAACGACGGATGTCTGCCTTGCAAACAAGTCTAA